One part of the Streptomyces nigra genome encodes these proteins:
- a CDS encoding heme oxygenase (biliverdin-producing) has translation MDPFSTVIRTASHEQHMEAEASTFMSDLLGGRLGVDAYARYTEQLWFVYEALESDAGRLTADPVAGPFVRPELFRLAALERDLAHLRGPQWRAGLTALPATRAYADRVRSCAREWPGGFLAHHYTRYLGDLSGGQIIRDRAERTWGFERKGDGVRFYVFEGISNPAAFKREYRALLDGVPADDLEKQRIVAECKKAFALNTAMFQALGEEFPLSA, from the coding sequence ATGGACCCCTTCTCCACCGTCATCCGCACCGCGTCCCACGAGCAGCACATGGAGGCCGAGGCCTCGACGTTCATGAGCGATCTGCTCGGCGGCAGGCTCGGTGTGGACGCGTACGCGCGGTACACGGAGCAGTTGTGGTTCGTCTACGAGGCACTGGAGAGCGACGCCGGACGGCTCACGGCGGACCCGGTGGCCGGCCCCTTCGTCCGGCCGGAGCTGTTCCGGCTGGCGGCCCTGGAGCGGGACCTGGCGCATCTGCGGGGCCCGCAGTGGCGGGCGGGCCTCACCGCGCTCCCGGCGACGCGGGCGTACGCGGACCGGGTGCGGTCCTGTGCGCGGGAGTGGCCGGGCGGCTTTCTCGCCCACCACTACACCCGCTACCTCGGCGACCTCTCCGGCGGGCAGATCATCCGGGACCGGGCGGAGCGGACCTGGGGCTTCGAGCGCAAGGGCGACGGGGTCCGGTTCTACGTCTTCGAGGGCATCTCGAACCCGGCCGCGTTCAAGCGGGAGTACCGGGCGCTGCTGGACGGCGTCCCGGCGGACGACCTGGAGAAGCAGCGGATCGTCGCCGAGTGCAAGAAGGCGTTCGCGCTGAACACCGCGATGTTCCAGGCGCTCGGCGAGGAGTTCCCGCTGAGCGCCTGA
- a CDS encoding PhzF family phenazine biosynthesis protein: MTDYDVLRVFCGPRGGYGNELGVVRDGSVIPDGRDRQALAAKLGFSETVFVDDPERGVVDIYTPSTRLPFAGYPCVGAAWLLDVPELVTPAGVVGTRIDGEFCWIEARPEWAPPRTLRQYASAAEVDDLEVPPPGEWIYAWAWEDEAAGRIRARGFPGRGDGIDEDEATGAAAMQLTHRLGRALNITQGAGSQLLTAPQPGDWIELGGRVVLER; this comes from the coding sequence GTGACTGACTACGACGTCCTCCGCGTGTTCTGCGGACCCCGCGGCGGATACGGCAACGAACTCGGCGTCGTGCGCGACGGCTCGGTGATTCCGGACGGCCGGGACCGGCAGGCCCTGGCCGCGAAGCTGGGGTTCAGCGAGACCGTGTTCGTGGACGACCCCGAGCGCGGGGTCGTCGACATCTACACGCCGTCCACCCGGCTGCCCTTCGCCGGCTACCCCTGCGTCGGGGCCGCCTGGCTGCTGGACGTGCCCGAACTGGTCACGCCCGCCGGGGTCGTGGGCACCAGGATCGACGGCGAGTTCTGCTGGATCGAGGCCCGCCCCGAATGGGCGCCGCCGCGCACACTGCGGCAGTACGCCTCCGCCGCCGAGGTCGACGACCTGGAGGTGCCGCCGCCGGGGGAGTGGATCTACGCCTGGGCCTGGGAGGACGAGGCCGCCGGACGGATCCGCGCCCGCGGCTTTCCCGGCCGGGGCGACGGCATCGACGAGGACGAGGCGACGGGCGCGGCGGCGATGCAGCTCACCCATCGCCTGGGCCGCGCCCTCAACATCACCCAGGGCGCCGGCTCCCAGCTGCTGACCGCACCCCAGCCGGGGGACTGGATCGAGCTGGGCGGCAGGGTCGTCCTGGAACGCTGA
- the efeO gene encoding iron uptake system protein EfeO has translation MRPARLSAVAAATTVAALTAVTGCTEKGSSAGSDRVVRVTATDDKCEVSKKEFPAGHIELAVENKGSKVTEVYILFPDDRIVTERENIGPGTKQTVTAEVKAGDYTIACKPGMKGDGIRQSVKVTGGSTAKRDPRLDKAVAAYREYVQQQADETLPLAEKFAAAVKAGDVEAAKKAYAPSRIGWERTEPVAESFGDIDPKVDVREDGLEDGRDPATDWTGWHRLEKALWKDKKIGDREKELAGQLITDLKDWQSRVGKAEITPTSMANGAKELLDEVATGKVTGEEERYSHTDLVDFKANVEGAQKAYELLKPVAQANEPALATELDRQFAELNARLDKFRADKESYEFTSYDKVGDADRKQLSDGVNALAEPLSKLAAAVVVK, from the coding sequence ATGCGACCCGCCAGACTCTCCGCCGTCGCCGCCGCCACGACCGTGGCCGCACTGACCGCCGTCACCGGGTGCACCGAGAAAGGCAGTTCCGCCGGCTCCGACCGGGTCGTGCGGGTGACCGCGACGGACGACAAGTGCGAGGTGTCGAAGAAGGAGTTCCCGGCCGGGCACATCGAGCTCGCCGTGGAGAACAAGGGCTCGAAGGTCACCGAGGTCTACATCCTCTTCCCGGACGACCGCATCGTCACCGAGCGCGAGAACATAGGCCCCGGCACCAAGCAGACCGTCACCGCCGAGGTGAAGGCCGGCGACTACACCATCGCGTGCAAGCCCGGTATGAAGGGCGACGGCATCCGGCAGTCCGTCAAGGTCACCGGCGGTTCGACCGCCAAGCGCGACCCGCGTCTGGACAAGGCCGTGGCCGCCTACCGCGAGTACGTCCAGCAGCAGGCCGACGAGACGCTGCCGCTCGCCGAGAAGTTCGCCGCGGCCGTGAAGGCCGGGGACGTCGAGGCCGCCAAGAAGGCGTACGCCCCGTCCCGGATCGGCTGGGAGCGCACCGAGCCGGTCGCCGAGTCGTTCGGCGACATCGACCCGAAGGTCGACGTCCGCGAGGACGGCCTGGAGGACGGCCGGGACCCGGCCACCGACTGGACCGGCTGGCACCGCCTGGAGAAGGCGCTGTGGAAGGACAAGAAGATCGGCGACCGGGAGAAGGAGCTGGCCGGGCAGCTGATCACCGACCTGAAGGACTGGCAGAGCCGGGTCGGCAAGGCCGAGATCACCCCGACCTCCATGGCCAACGGCGCCAAGGAGCTCCTCGACGAGGTCGCCACCGGCAAGGTCACCGGCGAGGAGGAGCGCTACTCGCACACCGACCTGGTCGACTTCAAGGCCAACGTGGAGGGCGCGCAGAAGGCGTACGAGCTGCTGAAGCCGGTCGCCCAGGCCAACGAGCCGGCGCTGGCCACCGAGCTGGACCGGCAGTTCGCCGAGCTCAACGCCCGGCTGGACAAGTTCCGGGCCGACAAGGAGTCGTACGAGTTCACCTCCTACGACAAGGTCGGCGACGCCGACCGCAAGCAGCTCTCGGACGGGGTCAACGCCCTGGCGGAGCCGCTGTCCAAGCTCGCCGCCGCCGTCGTCGTCAAGTAG
- the efeB gene encoding iron uptake transporter deferrochelatase/peroxidase subunit: MTEQSENNTPSRRALLGWGGAGLALGAVAAGGAVAAARAGDDAEPAGTDTGAAIPFHGERQAGIATPVQDRLHFAAFDVRTEDRDALVQMLKDWTEAARRMTAGQAVGDGAYGGLAEAPPDDTGEALGLKPSRLTLTIGFGPSFFDKFGDRFGIADARPEALTELPRFAGDNLDRDRSGGDLCVQACADDPQVAVHAIRNLARIGFGKVVVRWSQLGFGKTSSTTPDAQTPRNLFGFKDGTRNISGTETDRLDQHVWVGEKDGPAWMTGGSYLVARRIRMHIETWDRTPLQEQEDIFGRSKGEGAPVGKAKERDKPFLKAMLPDAHVRLAHPDSNGGATILRRGYSFTDGTDGLGRLDAGLFFLAYQRDPRTGFVRIQRNLAKDALNEYIQHVGSALFAVPPGVRDKDDWWGSTLFGKEA, translated from the coding sequence ATGACGGAACAGTCCGAGAACAACACCCCTTCCCGGCGTGCGCTGCTCGGCTGGGGCGGCGCCGGGCTCGCGCTCGGTGCCGTCGCGGCCGGCGGGGCCGTCGCCGCGGCCCGCGCCGGCGACGACGCCGAGCCGGCCGGCACCGACACCGGTGCCGCGATCCCGTTCCACGGGGAGCGGCAGGCCGGTATCGCCACCCCGGTCCAGGACCGGCTGCACTTCGCCGCGTTCGACGTCCGCACCGAGGACCGGGACGCGCTCGTCCAGATGCTGAAGGACTGGACGGAGGCCGCGCGCCGGATGACCGCCGGGCAGGCCGTCGGCGACGGCGCGTACGGCGGTCTCGCCGAGGCCCCGCCGGACGACACCGGTGAGGCGCTCGGGCTGAAGCCGTCCCGGCTCACCCTGACGATCGGCTTCGGGCCTTCCTTCTTCGACAAGTTCGGGGACCGGTTCGGCATCGCGGACGCGCGCCCCGAAGCCCTCACCGAACTGCCGAGGTTCGCGGGCGACAACCTGGACCGCGACCGCAGCGGCGGTGACCTCTGCGTCCAGGCGTGCGCGGACGACCCGCAGGTCGCCGTGCACGCCATCCGCAACCTGGCCCGTATCGGGTTCGGCAAGGTCGTGGTGCGCTGGTCGCAGCTCGGCTTCGGCAAGACCTCGTCGACGACGCCCGACGCGCAGACCCCGCGCAACCTGTTCGGCTTCAAGGACGGCACCCGCAACATCTCGGGCACCGAGACCGACCGCCTGGACCAGCACGTGTGGGTCGGCGAGAAGGACGGACCCGCCTGGATGACCGGCGGCTCCTACCTCGTCGCGCGGCGCATCCGCATGCACATCGAGACCTGGGACCGCACCCCGCTGCAGGAGCAGGAGGACATCTTCGGCCGGAGCAAGGGCGAGGGCGCCCCTGTCGGCAAGGCAAAGGAGCGCGACAAGCCGTTCCTGAAGGCGATGCTCCCCGACGCGCACGTACGGCTCGCGCACCCCGACTCCAACGGCGGGGCGACGATCCTGCGCCGCGGCTACTCCTTCACGGACGGCACCGACGGCCTCGGCCGCCTGGACGCGGGCCTGTTCTTCCTGGCCTACCAGCGCGACCCGCGCACCGGGTTCGTCCGGATCCAGCGCAACCTGGCGAAGGACGCGCTCAACGAGTACATCCAGCACGTGGGTTCGGCGCTGTTCGCGGTCCCGCCCGGCGTCCGCGACAAGGACGACTGGTGGGGCAGCACGCTGTTCGGCAAGGAGGCGTGA
- the efeU gene encoding iron uptake transporter permease EfeU, giving the protein MFSNYLIGLREGLEASLVVCILIAYLVKTDRRDALRPIWAGIGVAVALALGFGCALEFGSQELTFEAQEALGGSLSILAVCLVTWMVFWMRRTARHLRSELHGKLDAALRMGTGALVATAFLAVGREGLETALFVWASVRAAGDGTPRPLVGVALGIATAVVLGWLFYRGALRINLSKFFTWTGGMLVVVAAGVLAYGMHDLQEARWLPGLSDKAFDVSDTVDPASWYGTLLKGVFNFQPDPTVLQVTVWLLYLIPTLALFLAPVGFASGKGKVKEPDEQGSRPSKAPQA; this is encoded by the coding sequence GTGTTCTCCAACTATCTGATCGGGCTGCGCGAGGGGCTGGAGGCCAGCCTCGTCGTCTGCATCCTCATCGCCTACCTGGTGAAGACGGACCGCCGGGACGCCCTGCGGCCCATCTGGGCCGGCATCGGTGTCGCGGTCGCCCTCGCGCTGGGCTTCGGCTGTGCCCTCGAATTCGGCTCGCAGGAGCTGACGTTCGAGGCACAGGAGGCCCTCGGCGGCTCCCTGTCGATCCTCGCGGTCTGCCTGGTGACCTGGATGGTCTTCTGGATGCGGCGCACCGCCCGGCATCTGCGGAGCGAACTGCACGGCAAGCTGGACGCGGCCCTGCGGATGGGCACCGGCGCGCTGGTCGCCACCGCCTTCCTCGCCGTCGGCCGGGAGGGCCTGGAGACGGCCCTGTTCGTGTGGGCGTCGGTGCGGGCGGCCGGGGACGGCACCCCGCGCCCGCTGGTCGGCGTCGCGCTCGGCATCGCCACGGCGGTCGTGCTGGGCTGGCTGTTCTACCGCGGGGCCCTGCGCATCAACCTGTCGAAGTTCTTCACCTGGACCGGCGGCATGCTGGTCGTCGTCGCGGCCGGTGTGCTGGCGTACGGGATGCACGACCTGCAGGAGGCGCGCTGGCTGCCGGGCCTGAGCGACAAGGCGTTCGACGTCAGCGACACCGTCGATCCGGCGAGCTGGTACGGCACCCTGCTGAAGGGTGTGTTCAACTTCCAGCCCGATCCGACCGTGCTCCAGGTCACGGTGTGGCTGCTGTACCTGATCCCGACGCTCGCGCTGTTCCTCGCCCCGGTAGGGTTCGCCTCCGGGAAGGGGAAGGTGAAGGAACCGGATGAGCAGGGATCGCGGCCCTCGAAGGCTCCGCAGGCTTGA
- a CDS encoding bifunctional DNA primase/polymerase encodes MSAELGGRSGLQGRISQWLRGRRPKDTAGDGGREALLLAAAAAGLPLAPAAHPAGYRCSCDRVGCPTPARHPVSFAWQTQSTTDRGQIERWARHHPQANFITATGMVHDVLDVPVEPGREALERLLAAGIEVGPVAESDDGRLLFFTLTRGTPEDEDEWWPCELDCHPETMDEHPGLRWHCRGSYVLMPPSRLPGEGQSVHWVRGPEHPLPDPLSILEVLTDATARHVGEEPDHVSASWPLRR; translated from the coding sequence ATGAGCGCGGAGTTGGGCGGCCGGTCCGGCCTCCAGGGCAGAATCTCCCAGTGGCTGCGGGGACGCCGCCCGAAGGACACCGCCGGCGACGGCGGCCGGGAGGCCCTGCTGCTCGCCGCCGCGGCGGCGGGACTGCCCCTCGCGCCCGCCGCGCACCCGGCCGGATACCGCTGCTCCTGCGACCGCGTCGGCTGTCCCACCCCCGCCCGGCACCCGGTGTCCTTCGCCTGGCAGACGCAGTCCACCACCGACCGCGGCCAGATCGAGCGCTGGGCCCGCCACCATCCGCAGGCCAACTTCATCACCGCGACCGGCATGGTCCACGACGTCCTGGACGTCCCCGTGGAGCCCGGCCGTGAGGCGCTGGAGCGGCTCCTCGCCGCCGGTATCGAGGTCGGGCCGGTCGCCGAGAGCGACGACGGACGGCTGCTGTTCTTCACCCTCACCCGGGGCACCCCCGAGGACGAGGACGAGTGGTGGCCCTGCGAGCTGGACTGCCACCCCGAGACCATGGACGAGCACCCCGGCCTGCGCTGGCACTGCCGCGGCTCCTACGTCCTGATGCCGCCGTCCCGGCTGCCCGGCGAGGGCCAGTCCGTGCACTGGGTCCGCGGGCCGGAGCATCCGCTGCCCGACCCGCTCAGCATCCTCGAGGTCCTCACCGACGCCACCGCCCGCCATGTGGGCGAGGAGCCCGACCACGTCTCCGCGTCCTGGCCCCTGCGCCGCTGA
- a CDS encoding TetR/AcrR family transcriptional regulator has protein sequence MAARESAPPAPNAGRRSERSRRAIYDAALALVVEVGYPRTTIEGIAARAGVGKQTIYRWWPSKADVLMEAFLDLAERSAREAGEQPYSIPDTGDLAADLKAVLRATVDELQDPAFDAPSRALAAEGLVNEELGRQYVAKLLEPSLQLYVERLRSAQKAGQVRPDIDPRIALELFVSPLAQRWLQYTGPISHDYTDTLVDYALYGLAPRPQA, from the coding sequence ATGGCAGCACGCGAATCAGCCCCGCCCGCACCCAACGCCGGCCGCCGCAGCGAGCGCTCCCGGCGCGCCATCTACGACGCCGCCCTCGCCCTGGTCGTCGAGGTCGGCTACCCCCGCACCACCATCGAGGGCATCGCCGCCCGGGCCGGCGTCGGCAAGCAGACGATCTACCGCTGGTGGCCCTCCAAGGCCGACGTGCTGATGGAGGCGTTCCTCGATCTCGCCGAGCGCTCCGCGCGGGAGGCCGGGGAGCAGCCGTACTCCATCCCCGACACCGGCGACCTCGCGGCCGATCTGAAGGCGGTCCTGCGTGCCACCGTCGACGAGCTCCAGGACCCCGCCTTCGACGCGCCCTCCCGTGCCCTCGCCGCCGAGGGTCTGGTCAACGAGGAGCTCGGCCGCCAGTACGTGGCCAAGCTGCTGGAACCCTCGCTCCAGCTCTACGTCGAGCGGCTGCGCTCCGCCCAGAAGGCCGGCCAGGTCCGCCCCGACATCGACCCGCGCATCGCCCTGGAGCTGTTCGTCTCCCCACTCGCCCAGCGCTGGCTGCAGTACACCGGGCCGATCTCCCACGACTACACCGACACCCTGGTCGACTACGCGCTGTACGGCCTCGCCCCCCGCCCCCAGGCGTGA
- a CDS encoding DUF6243 family protein encodes MTRGGAGNMLGVGGARRHLGRTALRGGARGDRVGGGTDPVAQKRELLRRLQERRAEEARTEESS; translated from the coding sequence ATGACTCGAGGCGGAGCCGGAAACATGCTGGGCGTCGGCGGGGCCCGTCGCCACCTGGGCCGTACGGCGCTGCGCGGCGGCGCCCGCGGCGACCGTGTCGGCGGCGGGACGGACCCGGTGGCGCAGAAGCGGGAGCTGCTGCGCAGGTTGCAGGAGAGGCGGGCCGAGGAGGCCCGGACGGAAGAGTCCTCCTAG
- a CDS encoding small ribosomal subunit Rsm22 family protein — MNAPVSPSAETLRAALAALLDGLPPRRAAQAVDRLIATYRGATPTDSPILRDRADVAAYAAYRMPATYAAVRAALEAFARTVPGWAPDRHLDVGGGTGAATWAVGATWPGPREVTVLDWAEPALAVGREIAEAAPALRGTRWQRARIGAALSLDAADLVTVSYVLNELTAADRGTLVDTVAGAARTVVIVEPGTPDGYARIIEARDRLIGAGFRIAAPCPHSAACPIVPGTDWCHFSARVSRSSLHRQIKGGSLAYEDEKFSYVAATRLPAAPAPARVVRKPQIRKGQVLLDLCETEPGLRRTTVTKRHGDLYRAARDTDWGDAWPPPPEEGTS, encoded by the coding sequence GTGAACGCCCCCGTCTCCCCGTCCGCCGAGACCCTGCGCGCCGCCCTGGCCGCCCTGCTCGACGGGCTCCCGCCGCGCCGGGCCGCGCAGGCCGTCGACCGGCTGATCGCCACGTACCGGGGCGCCACCCCCACCGACAGCCCGATCCTGCGCGACCGCGCCGACGTGGCCGCCTACGCCGCGTACCGGATGCCCGCCACCTACGCGGCCGTCCGCGCGGCCCTGGAGGCGTTCGCGCGTACGGTCCCCGGCTGGGCTCCGGACCGGCACCTCGACGTCGGCGGCGGCACCGGAGCGGCGACCTGGGCGGTCGGCGCCACCTGGCCCGGCCCGCGCGAGGTCACCGTCCTGGACTGGGCCGAGCCCGCCCTGGCCGTCGGTCGGGAGATCGCCGAGGCCGCTCCCGCGCTGCGCGGCACCCGCTGGCAGCGCGCCCGGATCGGCGCCGCGCTCAGCCTCGACGCCGCCGACCTCGTCACCGTCTCCTACGTCCTCAACGAGCTCACCGCCGCCGACCGCGGCACCCTCGTCGACACCGTGGCGGGCGCCGCCCGGACGGTCGTGATCGTCGAACCCGGCACCCCCGACGGCTACGCCCGGATCATCGAGGCCCGGGACCGCCTCATCGGCGCCGGGTTCCGGATCGCCGCGCCCTGCCCGCACAGCGCCGCCTGTCCCATCGTGCCCGGCACGGACTGGTGCCACTTCTCCGCGCGGGTCAGCCGCTCCTCGCTGCACCGCCAGATCAAGGGCGGCTCCCTCGCCTACGAGGACGAGAAGTTCAGCTACGTCGCCGCCACCCGGCTGCCGGCCGCCCCGGCCCCCGCCCGGGTCGTGCGCAAGCCCCAGATCCGCAAGGGGCAGGTGCTGCTCGACCTGTGCGAGACCGAGCCGGGGCTGCGCCGGACGACGGTCACCAAGCGCCACGGCGACCTCTACCGGGCGGCCCGCGACACGGACTGGGGCGACGCCTGGCCGCCGCCCCCCGAGGAGGGGACCTCCTAG
- a CDS encoding serine hydrolase domain-containing protein, with protein MRGDAPERAGLDPEEIRQLVSEVRDLTAGPRPWAAGTVLVVGRGPYLAVEEAAGWAVRHAAYDERTDAGVELPPGARVPMTTATPFDLASLTKLFTSVAAVQQIERGTLGIDARVGAYLPDFRAAARHDITVRQLLTHTSGLRPELPLYDCADDAERLDRLRAEAPIGVPGTYCYSDLNMLLLQHVLERITGRPLDVLIHDGITRPLGMTATRFGPCPGAAATEDQRRPWAKADRGMLRGVVHDENAWALGGVAGHAGLFSTGRDLAVFCRALLSGGAYGPARILGPDFVELLLTPPGLGFAVDQPWFMGELAGRGAAGHTGFTGTSLVIDPARDTFLILLANTVHPRRRRPDSGPRAAAGTRVARALRGR; from the coding sequence CTGCGCGGGGACGCACCGGAGAGGGCCGGTCTCGACCCCGAGGAGATCCGACAGCTCGTCAGCGAGGTCCGCGACCTCACCGCCGGCCCGCGCCCCTGGGCCGCCGGGACGGTCCTCGTCGTCGGGCGGGGCCCCTACCTGGCCGTCGAGGAGGCGGCCGGCTGGGCCGTGCGCCACGCCGCCTACGACGAGCGCACCGACGCGGGCGTGGAACTGCCGCCCGGGGCCCGGGTGCCGATGACCACGGCCACCCCGTTCGACCTGGCCTCCCTCACCAAGCTGTTCACCTCGGTGGCCGCCGTGCAGCAGATCGAGCGCGGCACCCTCGGCATCGACGCGCGCGTCGGCGCGTATCTGCCGGACTTCCGGGCCGCCGCACGGCACGACATCACCGTGCGGCAACTGCTCACGCACACCTCCGGGCTCCGCCCCGAACTGCCGCTGTACGACTGCGCGGACGACGCCGAGCGGCTGGACCGGCTGCGCGCCGAGGCACCCATCGGGGTGCCCGGCACGTACTGCTACTCCGACCTCAACATGCTGCTGCTCCAGCACGTCCTGGAACGCATCACGGGCCGCCCGCTCGACGTCCTGATCCACGACGGCATCACCCGCCCGCTGGGTATGACCGCGACCCGGTTCGGCCCCTGCCCGGGCGCCGCCGCGACCGAGGACCAGCGGCGGCCCTGGGCGAAGGCGGACCGGGGGATGCTGCGGGGCGTCGTCCACGACGAGAACGCCTGGGCGCTGGGCGGGGTCGCCGGGCACGCCGGACTGTTCTCCACCGGCCGCGACCTCGCCGTCTTCTGCCGCGCCCTGCTGTCCGGCGGCGCCTACGGACCCGCCCGCATCCTCGGCCCGGACTTCGTGGAGCTGCTGCTGACGCCGCCCGGCCTGGGCTTCGCGGTCGACCAGCCGTGGTTCATGGGGGAGCTGGCAGGGCGGGGCGCGGCCGGCCACACCGGATTCACGGGCACGTCGCTGGTGATCGACCCGGCCCGGGACACCTTCCTGATCCTGCTGGCCAACACCGTCCACCCGCGCCGCCGGCGCCCCGACAGCGGTCCGAGGGCGGCGGCGGGCACCCGGGTGGCCCGGGCACTGCGGGGCCGGTGA